The following proteins are co-located in the uncultured Fretibacterium sp. genome:
- the fliE gene encoding flagellar hook-basal body complex protein FliE, translated as MDRLMLDMSRLAIRKAENTAAAGTLHAGDGGKTERSAAVGLSFEELLSASMKEVNALQLEADDKMRRLATGDVEDISEVVMASSRAEVALKLMMELRNKLVDAYQALSRIAG; from the coding sequence TTGGACCGCTTGATGCTGGACATGAGTCGATTGGCGATTCGGAAAGCGGAGAATACCGCGGCGGCGGGCACGTTGCACGCCGGAGACGGAGGGAAAACTGAACGATCGGCTGCCGTCGGTTTGTCCTTCGAGGAGCTGCTTTCCGCATCCATGAAGGAGGTCAATGCCCTTCAGCTCGAGGCCGACGACAAGATGCGCAGGCTCGCGACGGGGGATGTCGAGGATATCTCCGAGGTCGTCATGGCCTCATCCCGGGCGGAGGTCGCCTTGAAGCTGATGATGGAGCTGCGCAATAAGCTCGTGGATGCCTATCAGGCTTTGTCTCGCATCGCCGGCTGA